In Bordetella genomosp. 11, the sequence GGGCCAGCAGGGCGGCGTCGAGCAGGCCGTCACCCAGCGCCTGGCGGGTCAATGCCAGCCATCGCTCCGGACCGTCGCCGGGAAAGAGGTGGTCGTTCGCGCCCAGGCTGGCCAGGTATTCGCAGATCACGCGGCTGTCGTACAGCGCCTGGCCGCCGGGCAGGATCAGGGTCGGGACCTTGGCCAGCGGATTGTGCGCGGCGATGCGTCCGTCGCGCCGTATCGGGTGGGCGGCGCTGTCCAGGAATCGAATGCGGTCCGCCACCCCGGCCAGGTGCGCGCAGACCATGACCTTGCGGACGTAGGGCGATGTTGGGGCATAAAGCAGTTGCAGCGCGGTCATGGCAGGAGCACCACCTTGCCGAATACCGCGCCGCTTTCGAGCATCCGATGGGCCTCGGCCGCCGCGGCCAGGGGCAGGCCGGCGTGGATGCGGGGACGGATGCGGCCGTCGTCGACCAGCGGCAGCACGTGCGTGGCGATGGCTGTGGCCATGCGTGCCTTTTCCGCCGCGCTCTGCGGCCGCAGGGTGGATGAATGCAGGCTCAGTTGTTTTTGCATCAGGGTCAGAAGATCGATATTGACGGAGGACCCCTGCAGGAAGGACAGGCTGACGTGGCGTCCGCCAAAGGCCAGCGCCTGCAGGTTGCGGCGCACGTAATCGCCGCCGACCATGTCGAGCACGACATCCACGCCGCGACCTCGGGTGTAATCCTGGCAGGCGGCGACGAAATCCTCGTCGCGGTAGCAGATGGCATGCGCCGCGCCCATATCGCGCAAAGCGGGCAGGCGATCGGTCCGGCCGGCGGTGGCGATGACCCTGGCGCCGGCGGCGTGGGCCATGCGGATCGCCAGCGTACCGATGCCGCCGGCGGCGCCGTGTATCAGCACCGTCTCGCCCATGCGCAGGCCGCCCAGTTCGAAGAGGTTGTGCCAGACCGTGAACAGTCCTTCGGGCAGGGCGCCGGCGGCATCGTCGCCGATGCCGTCGGGCACCGGCAGCGAGTGGTCCGTCCGCGCCACGCACCATTCGGCATAGCCGCCGCCCGGCAGCAGGCTCATGAGGCGTTGGCCGAGCAGGGTCTCCGGCACGCCGGGACCGCATGCGGCGACTTCCCCGCACACTTCCAGGCCCAGGATGTC encodes:
- a CDS encoding NAD(P)H-quinone oxidoreductase, translating into MTHPPATMQAVVARQPGDADVLTVATRPVPTPATGEVLLRVRAAGVNRPDIMQRQGLAKPAPGVTDILGLEVCGEVAACGPGVPETLLGQRLMSLLPGGGYAEWCVARTDHSLPVPDGIGDDAAGALPEGLFTVWHNLFELGGLRMGETVLIHGAAGGIGTLAIRMAHAAGARVIATAGRTDRLPALRDMGAAHAICYRDEDFVAACQDYTRGRGVDVVLDMVGGDYVRRNLQALAFGGRHVSLSFLQGSSVNIDLLTLMQKQLSLHSSTLRPQSAAEKARMATAIATHVLPLVDDGRIRPRIHAGLPLAAAAEAHRMLESGAVFGKVVLLP
- a CDS encoding glutathione S-transferase, encoding MQLLYAPTSPYVRKVMVCAHLAGVADRIRFLDSAAHPIRRDGRIAAHNPLAKVPTLILPGGQALYDSRVICEYLASLGANDHLFPGDGPERWLALTRQALGDGLLDAALLARYEFTARPAERQWPEWREAQLVKVAASLDEIEAQAPALAIRRPAIGDVAIGCALGYLDFRFPDIDWRAGHPRAARWFEEFLALPAMQATAPHEA